The genomic segment gtaaattaccgtgagaccagcaGATACTATTAGCTTGACAATCACAAGCTGACAATTTCATGACTGTCACAGTCCTTTACGCAAAAATACCTTATTTTTGCGTAAACTAACCCAATATTTATTTCCCAGAACAAATTGGCTAGAGAAATGTCTCATGTTttggatgaaatgattgaataacatttaTTCTGCAACATTCGTGTACGCTAGGTGGCCGGTTTGGTCAGCATGCAAGTCCTGCTTGCATGTGACCAAATCAACGGTACAACACCAAAGATATTGATttaaaaacaaaccaaaaaaattGATCTTATGTTATTGTGATGACTAAACTTTTATTCTAACATCACCAATCTGAAGTAAAATAGGATGTCATTCCACAAAATGTTATGGGGTGAAAATGCAAGTTTGTGTAAGGTAGTAACACAAACGGTCCACATTAGGGAAATTAGCGCAATCCAGAATACGTTCATATGGCAAAATAATTCAACATGGCAATTACGATGATATATGTTGCCCAATCACAAACCATTGCatcaatgacatcattttctcaCTAATTTAACCATTTAGAGAGTTTAAAAATGCTCTCAAACAACGTTTTACCGGGCGCTCTACACTAGAGCTATAGTGTCTGTGCAGCAGCCTGAACATTTGACGTCCATAATTATGGTATGTAAGAATGTAGGCCTATGTTTGTCCTCTCATTGTATAGACCTGTTACTGGCCCATCCGTATGGCCTAGTACTAACTATATTGTGTCTATTTTGTGTTTTGCTATGATATTAATAAGCCCATTTTCTACACATCTCACTCTCTGAGAACTTGTTCTGATGCAAATATGTTTATCATCGATTTTCAATGCATACCCAGTAACTGAAACATTCCTTCCTTCCTACACAGTTTGATGTGCCTCCTTGGGGCTTTGATGTGAGCAGCAGCAGAAGGAAACAGAATCAGCGTCATGGACAGACAGACTCAGAGGATTCAGCTGGTGTCAGCTGATGGTGGCATGATGGGACACCGTATCCAGGTAGTGTAACGGACAAGTAATTTCCTGCTCTGAGACATGGCTGTGACCTCCACGTCTCAGGTTATCCCTTACCCCTAAACTATTGGTCAAGGCTATTATTAGTCAACATCCGCATGACTAGTACCTTCATATGACTTCAAGGTTAAACAATAGCAGAACGTACAGCATCAGGGTTAGATTCCAGACAGTATACTAACCCAACATAATTTGGCTGATGTATTTCTGTTATTCTCATATAAGTTGACTTGAAtattctctcctcctttccttccagatTGTGACAGACCAGTCCACGGGCCAGAAGATCCAGATCGTCACTGCAttggagcagggttctggtgggaAGCAGCAGTTCATCCTGGCTAACGCAGACTACTCCACGGCAGGCAAGGTAATCCTAGCCAAACAAGAGGCCTCGTCCCCAGGCAAGGTGATCCTGGCGGCCCCAGACGGTTCAGGGGTAAATCAGCTGCTGTTTGCCTCCCCTGACCTGGCTGGCCAGCAGATCCAGGTAGAGGCCTCGGCCTGCACCACCAATATTCTAGTCTCTTACTACCTTCTATTCAGAATATTGCCATCCACAAAATTCTGGTTCCCCTAGCATAGATTAAAGCTACAATCTCTGATGAGTTTTTCAGTCAAACAACTGCCCGCCATTTGTTTTGGtatacagctgagggatggggttagggaaATGTAACCCCTCTCAAATTCATATTAGACAGCACTCTATATGCAAGGATTGACAGTCCATTTAGTCCAGTACAATGCTTAATATGTGAGGGAAACAGGCCCCTAGAAGTATCTTTGACATCTGATATGAATGCCTCTTTTGCTTTTTGTGTGCGTTGTATTTCCAGTTTGTGACGGAAGGGTCAGACCAGGCCCTTTCCAAGCCCGTGGTGGAGTACTGTGTGGTGTGTGGAGACAAGGCCTCAGGTAGGAATGAAATGCACTTGAACTGGTCTGACCCTTCTTGAACCCTCTCTTCTCGTTGTGTGACTGATcctgtccccctccccctcccttctccttgcCCAGGTCGTCACTATGGGGCAGTGAGCTGTGAGGGCTGTAAGGGTTTCTTCAAGCGCAGCATCAGGAAGAACCTGGTTTATACATGCAGGGGGTCCGGAGAGTGTGTCATCAACAAGCACCACAGGAACCGCTGCCAATACTGCAGACTTCAGCGCTGCATGGTCCTGGGCATGAAACAGGACTGTGAGTACCTGCCCCCAATCACTTACTGATGTTCACATAGGTATATAATGTTAAACAAACATGCTTCTCTAACATGTAATTTAAGAAATGGTGTCAGTTTGTCAACATCTGCAATGTTCCACAATACCCTGTGTTGTTACTAGTCCGTATGTTTGAGGGGATCAGTTTGAGCAAAGTGGAGGTATTGATCACATAAAGGCTGTTTTACACACCCACTCTAAGAACCCAAATCATCTGATTTCATTTATATATTCCAATATTTCTTTCTGACTGTCCACATAGTAGCACACAGTTGCAATGCTAAATTCCGGTCACTTTTACATTTTGGGAGGGTTTTCATGATAAAGGCATGTCATGTGCAAAAAAGACACTTCCGAGCAATTCTTTTTCGATCTGAGCGTTCAAGGCAGAGGTCGCATATGGAGGAACGGTTTTGTATCAGGATTCAGATCTactaaagccttgttcacattggcagtttgaagtgactcaaaaCATTTCTTTTCCATATCTGATTTAAAATCTGTTCTTTTTTCTGCGgtctgaacagccaaaaagcacatggaattagatatttcaagccacatttcaaaccacATTTGTAGGTTGTTTGAAATCCGATACAAATCAGATTCCTGGCCACGTGACTTGTCTGAACAGTCAACTCTGATTTATTTGACTGTTATTTGGCATATCTTGTTGCTTCCTAGCTATGCTGTTGACAGTTTTGACAAAAACGTGTGGTAGgatgttaattgtttacaaacaaatgagtgaatgtgctagaaagctAAATAGCTAGGcctacctagctagttgactgctgtggctagccaaaaagttggatcatcttatccTTTGAAACTTTAAAAGCGTTCTTACACTGATTTttaacattcaaagcaactgggaaatGTCCATGGCTGgcattgttgtcaccttagcttgataacttctgagtgataggaagcacgagcaccaccaccaatcagcctacaccactgcGTACACATCCATTGTTGCTATGACAACTAGCGTAGACATatcagcaaatgactgctgtctgaacacacccAAATCCTgtttggtcacttgtaacttgctgtttggatAGTCAGTATTCAAAAATGGATTTGTAAAACAAAACTTATTTGAGCATTatggcctgcagtgtgaacaaagCTTTAGACTATTTTTACtcagattccatgtgttttttttgtttgtttgctgttTACACATTAAGAAAATATCGGATATGCTAATTATTTGGCGGAAGTTCTGAATttagctgcctgtgtaaacacagccataaTTAGTAGTTATTTGGGATGGAAGGTGACTTGTAAATCACTGGTTCTGTGTAGTCTGACTGCAATGTAGTCGATCACAAAATGCACATAAGCATGGCGGATTAAAGTTCactgttctcttcctctctctcagccgTTCAGTGTGAGAGGAAGCCGGTGGAGGTATCCAGAGAGAAGTCTATCAATTGTGCTGCATCTACGGAGAAGATCTACATCAGGAAGAACCTGTGTAGTCCTCTGGCTGCCACGCCCACCTTCGTCACCGACAAGGAAACCGCCAGGTACTACAAGGAGACAGCCAGGTACTGCAGCTGGCTTAACGGCCCCATCACATTGAGCAACGCAGCATACAATTATAAAACCAACTCATGTATTTCATTGAGGAAGTTGGTTTGGAGTGGTGGAATATAGGCGCCTGAGGTCACACCAAACACAGCCTCAAAAGGCACAGGGTACATACTCCACCGTAAGCTCTGTGTGGGATGCGTTACCAGTGTGTGTGAGCCCTAATTAATTAGTTGATGTTACTGATTAGCTGGAGTGGACACACCTGTGTTCCCATGTAGAAATCAGTCCATAGAGTCCactcagagagaaagaggtgcaGTCAAGAGGGATAACTGGtcccaaaatctgtcttctccagcaggtggcttttaaaaatattttttccccaCTCACCGagcaaggagtttttgtatgAATGTTAGTAAGAGGGTTGAATTTGgtaacaaaaaaatataattgCTTATTTGCTATGCGtggcttatttgatcaaatagaagTTCCGTAATGCTTAGGTTGCACGGATATAAGTAGGAAACGCGACAACCCGACAACTTCGACAAAAACCCCCACTTTATACATCAACTGTTCACGCGTATCTGCCCTCCGACTACCCtccattaaatatttttttttaaatacatttatttttgttgttaGAGTGGCCACTTGAGTATCTGAGAAGACTAACCATTGTTTCACAGTCTCAATCATTCCTAATTGGACCTCCAATTCATCTGCACCGATTGGAAAATACTTCACAGGTGAAAACAATAGGGTGGAAGTTCAACATTGGCtgagtttagacaggcagcccagttctgatatttttttcagtaattggtcttttgactaatcagattagctctgaaaaagatctgatgtaaacagatctgatgtgattggtcaaaagacttgGGGTGCCTGTCTAAAACGCATCCAAAATAGGCTAGCTTTCAACCTTTTTTCCAGATTAGTGTAAATGAAGAGGATGGTTAGGGTAAACGGAATGACTGTATAGCCATTTGGCTGCATttatacaggcagcccaattctgatctttttccgATCATACTTTTGACCAATCAGCTCTTTTGCtaataattgggcaaaatatctgaattaggctgcctgtgtaaacgcaccCTTCGAGATCTCTGTGGGATTAGATGGTAgaattgtgtttgtgtttgcagaTCAACCAGTTTGCTGGAGTCGAGCATGCTCCTCAACATCCAGCAGCCATTCCCCAAGCTGGAGAACACCATCCTGCTCCCGACATCCCCTGAATCGGTTAGTAACTGCAGCACAAGCACAGTATACAAATTAATTTAATTTCATAGTTAGCTCGCATCCACCCGTGGGCTTAAACTCATCTTTTTGAGTTTtaaaatttgtattttttttaagtacACATACAAAGAATACATACCACAGAGCCAAAAAGTTAAATGTAGTatgtaaaaaatttaaaatacaCCCTCCcattgccttcagaaattattcatacctcttgacttattccacattttgttgggttACAGCTTAAATTCTAAATGGGTAAAATAGATttcagatatttctgtatttcattttcaataaatttgcaaagctgtttaaaaacatgttttcactttgttattatggggtattgtgtgtagaaaaaatatatataatgcattttgagttcaggctgtaacacaacaaaatgtggaataagtcaaggggtatgaatactttctggaggcacACTATAAGTGAAGACCATCGCTTCCAGGGCAATAGGAGACACCGTATTTATATTTCTACTCAGCCGCGGGCCGGAAGAATCTTGTCCAAACCAATTTACGATTGGACAAATTGCGGGTGCATAGAAATACTATTTTAAAGTTCGGTATAGGTAGTCTTCCTACGTCTTTCCCTCTATGTAATTGTTAATTTTATCAGGGGAAACTGCAGTTTTATTGACACCGCACTATGGATTTGTTCCCAATAGCCAGAAAGGAAATTCAGTCGTGACAATAGATATTCTGCCGGTTAAAGCAACTGGGATGTTAGTCTGTGATGAGGTCTGATTGAACCGATTTGAGCATCCTGTTAAAGTTTCAGGCAAGGGTTTTATCTAAGGAAGGAAATATATCTATTCACAAATATTTAAAATGGGAAACGATTGGGACTCCATTATTAATAGTGGTGCTGATTCTCCCTTGTGCCTCTCCATAGAATGACCCATGTCAGGGTGACCTGAGCACCCTGGCCAACGTGGTGACATCACTGGCTCACCTGAACAAGGCCCGGGAGATGAGCGACATTACAGACGGCAATGACCTAATGGGTGTGGACGACACCCTTAGCAACGGAGACAGCTCAATGACGGATCTCCAAGGAGACGAACAGACCGCCAGTGACATTACGCGGTGAGGAGATTTCTTATACAGGATTTTAAAGCCACTTTCTGGAATTTTGTTTTATTCTCAGATCCCAGATTGTATCTATGTTTAACCCCCTGGAGTCGCTTAAATCGAAGTTacatagcaacaacaaaaaacataaaaatctgtcagtttaatttttttaatttttttattggcTGCATCTCAAATCTATCGCATCCGCCagtcgcacttccgcatctgcggtgaaaggtggcagagctcgagtggtgtttgtcagaccacgaTACATCCCTAAAATCGGCCTTCTTATGTAAATGTCTACAGTGTCCGTATGGTTTGACCTACGGGGGAGACTCAcgaacacaatggtgttctccgttttgctctacgaggAGACCCGTCCGAAGTCTGTACCgttgatgtgccaacttctgtttggtaCTGTCTGACCCGTTTGGGCTATAAACTAATGGgaccccactgtggaaaggggagatCCTCACAAACACAATGGTGCTCTGTTTTGCTCAAGGACCACCACAAGTGTTactggactcgtctgaaggtaccgtttaaaaaaaaaaaaaaaaacgaatggaagtatgaaggtagttttgtTCCTACTCAAAAAAGGGGTTCAatattataatttaaaaaattatacaaaatatttcctgttttttacattttattttgtttttacatCTCCTAGATTtaagacagacacttcaaaaccttgtaATTTATTTTGACTGtcctttttgccatttatgaatgtgttattcaatgtgtttctatgggcttcagtagtaaaggccaaaatctacctaaaattccaaatcaaatagctaaatgatccatattatgaccatcttaaaacaattccatatgtcagcttagcATCCCCCCTCCCCCAACGTCTTTAAAGAATTTTAATAGGTAAAATGTAATCTGCTTGGATTGACTATCAGCAGTGCTGATTTTAGAGCTGATAAATGTTCTGAGTGTATCAGAAGGAACTTAGGGGTTGTGTTTTCTGTATATCATGGGGCTCAAATAGAATTTTTTTCCAGTCAAGGGCCATGTGGTTCCTGTGTTCCTGCCTCAGTTAATTAGGTTTTGTGCTGGTTAGATATTTCCTATCCCAAGATCTGTCAATCTTGAAGCTTGTTTTCCTTTCTGCAGTCTATTTCTGTATCACTTTCTGAACCTCAACACTAATAGACCTTTTTACCTCTAAGAAAGTAAAGACAATATAAGTACTTTTAGAGatgaatacagtgccttcagaaagtatttacaccccatttatttttttctacattatgttgttaaagcctgaattttaaaatggattacattgagatttaTTGGTCacttgcctacacacaataccccataatatcaaagtggaattatgttttaatttttttttaaacaaatgaataaaaaatgaaaagctgaaatgtcatgaGACAATAAATACGTATTCAGGCCCTTTcttatggcaagcttaaataagttcaggagtaaaactgtgCTTGAACAAGTCGCatagtaagttgcatggactcattttgtgtgcaataatagtgtttaacatgatttttgaaggactacctcatctctataccccacacatacaatatcTGTAGGATGCCTCAGtcaaacagtgaatttcaaatagattcaaccacaaagaccaaggactttttccaatgccttgcaaagaaggg from the Oncorhynchus kisutch isolate 150728-3 linkage group LG4, Okis_V2, whole genome shotgun sequence genome contains:
- the LOC109889681 gene encoding nuclear receptor subfamily 2 group C member 1 isoform X2 — its product is MDRQTQRIQLVSADGGMMGHRIQIVTDQSTGQKIQIVTALEQGSGGKQQFILANADYSTAGKVILAKQEASSPGKVILAAPDGSGVNQLLFASPDLAGQQIQFVTEGSDQALSKPVVEYCVVCGDKASGRHYGAVSCEGCKGFFKRSIRKNLVYTCRGSGECVINKHHRNRCQYCRLQRCMVLGMKQDSVQCERKPVEVSREKSINCAASTEKIYIRKNLCSPLAATPTFVTDKETARSTSLLESSMLLNIQQPFPKLENTILLPTSPESNDPCQGDLSTLANVVTSLAHLNKAREMSDITDGNDLMGVDDTLSNGDSSMTDLQGDEQTASDITRAFDTLAKALNPGDGSAGDSLEATLQLMSGDQSGPVVELEGPLLSDSHVPFKLMMPLPMPEYLNVNYICESASRLLFLSMHWARSIPAFQALGGLDNDINLMKACWNELFALGLAQCANVMNVATILAAIINHLQTSLQEEKLSPERVKLVMEHIWRMQEFCNSMAKLSPDSYEYAYLKAIVLFSPDHPGIDNTLQIERFQEKAYMELQDYVTRTYPEDSYRLSKLLLRLPALRLMSAAVTEELFFAGLIGNVQIDSIIPYILKMESTDYNSQVATGV
- the LOC109889681 gene encoding nuclear receptor subfamily 2 group C member 1 isoform X4, which produces MDRQTQRIQLVSADGGMMGHRIQIVTDQSTGQKIQIVTALEQGSGGKQQFILANADYSTAGKFVTEGSDQALSKPVVEYCVVCGDKASGRHYGAVSCEGCKGFFKRSIRKNLVYTCRGSGECVINKHHRNRCQYCRLQRCMVLGMKQDSVQCERKPVEVSREKSINCAASTEKIYIRKNLCSPLAATPTFVTDKETARYYKETARSTSLLESSMLLNIQQPFPKLENTILLPTSPESNDPCQGDLSTLANVVTSLAHLNKAREMSDITDGNDLMGVDDTLSNGDSSMTDLQGDEQTASDITRAFDTLAKALNPGDGSAGDSLEATLQLMSGDQSGPVVELEGPLLSDSHVPFKLMMPLPMPEYLNVNYICESASRLLFLSMHWARSIPAFQALGGLDNDINLMKACWNELFALGLAQCANVMNVATILAAIINHLQTSLQEEKLSPERVKLVMEHIWRMQEFCNSMAKLSPDSYEYAYLKAIVLFSPDHPGIDNTLQIERFQEKAYMELQDYVTRTYPEDSYRLSKLLLRLPALRLMSAAVTEELFFAGLIGNVQIDSIIPYILKMESTDYNSQVATGV
- the LOC109889681 gene encoding nuclear receptor subfamily 2 group C member 1 isoform X3 — protein: MDRQTQRIQLVSADGGMMGHRIQIVTDQSTGQKIQIVTALEQGSGGKQQFILANADYSTAGKYFQFVTEGSDQALSKPVVEYCVVCGDKASGRHYGAVSCEGCKGFFKRSIRKNLVYTCRGSGECVINKHHRNRCQYCRLQRCMVLGMKQDSVQCERKPVEVSREKSINCAASTEKIYIRKNLCSPLAATPTFVTDKETARYYKETARSTSLLESSMLLNIQQPFPKLENTILLPTSPESNDPCQGDLSTLANVVTSLAHLNKAREMSDITDGNDLMGVDDTLSNGDSSMTDLQGDEQTASDITRAFDTLAKALNPGDGSAGDSLEATLQLMSGDQSGPVVELEGPLLSDSHVPFKLMMPLPMPEYLNVNYICESASRLLFLSMHWARSIPAFQALGGLDNDINLMKACWNELFALGLAQCANVMNVATILAAIINHLQTSLQEEKLSPERVKLVMEHIWRMQEFCNSMAKLSPDSYEYAYLKAIVLFSPDHPGIDNTLQIERFQEKAYMELQDYVTRTYPEDSYRLSKLLLRLPALRLMSAAVTEELFFAGLIGNVQIDSIIPYILKMESTDYNSQVATGV
- the LOC109889681 gene encoding nuclear receptor subfamily 2 group C member 1 isoform X1; translation: MDRQTQRIQLVSADGGMMGHRIQIVTDQSTGQKIQIVTALEQGSGGKQQFILANADYSTAGKVILAKQEASSPGKVILAAPDGSGVNQLLFASPDLAGQQIQFVTEGSDQALSKPVVEYCVVCGDKASGRHYGAVSCEGCKGFFKRSIRKNLVYTCRGSGECVINKHHRNRCQYCRLQRCMVLGMKQDSVQCERKPVEVSREKSINCAASTEKIYIRKNLCSPLAATPTFVTDKETARYYKETARSTSLLESSMLLNIQQPFPKLENTILLPTSPESNDPCQGDLSTLANVVTSLAHLNKAREMSDITDGNDLMGVDDTLSNGDSSMTDLQGDEQTASDITRAFDTLAKALNPGDGSAGDSLEATLQLMSGDQSGPVVELEGPLLSDSHVPFKLMMPLPMPEYLNVNYICESASRLLFLSMHWARSIPAFQALGGLDNDINLMKACWNELFALGLAQCANVMNVATILAAIINHLQTSLQEEKLSPERVKLVMEHIWRMQEFCNSMAKLSPDSYEYAYLKAIVLFSPDHPGIDNTLQIERFQEKAYMELQDYVTRTYPEDSYRLSKLLLRLPALRLMSAAVTEELFFAGLIGNVQIDSIIPYILKMESTDYNSQVATGV